In Halichondria panicea chromosome 9, odHalPani1.1, whole genome shotgun sequence, a genomic segment contains:
- the LOC135341151 gene encoding mitochondrial inner membrane protein OXA1L-like gives MIMTVHLLLKRLPRHLCKQRTFFVSEARNLIRIQPVHWSTRHSLHCSGLCTNRLYSTGNIPSDPEMFRETPTFPPEWTDPSAQAPLEASTPTVTDIVSEIPEVVTGTVGGYSPVGLLQTALEFSHTSLHLPWWIAIASATVLIRLAIFPLAVNMQINAAKIANINPQAQELHTQLTHAKTAGDKKTEAELGMKILTLYQDNNCHPIKMFMMPLAQLPVFISFLMALRGMAQLPVESMKAGGILWFQDLTVPDPTFALPLIACATFLCNIELGGEGGGDTSNDMYKKVKLFMRASAFLILPVSVTFPSALFCYWITNSLISTVQILVFKIPGVKTSLGIPKINKRL, from the exons ATGATAATGACAGTCCATCTACTGCTGAAGAGACTCCCAAGACATTTATGTAAGCAGAGAACATTTTTTGTATCAGAAGCACGCAATTTGATAAGAATCCAACCTGTGCATTGGTCTACAAGACACTCGTTACACTGTTCTGGACTGTGTACAAATAGGCTGTACTCGACTGGTAACATACCAAGTGATCCTGAAATGTTCCGTGAGACTCCCACGTTCCCCCCAGAGTGGACCGATCCCTCGGCACAAGCACCGCTAGAAGCAAGTACACCCACAGTGACCGACATTGTTTCTGAAATCCCAGAGGTTGTTACCGGTACGGTTGGTGGATATAGCCCTGTAGGTCTATTGCAAACAGCTCTTGAATTTTCCCACACATCTCTCCACTTGCCATGGTGGATAGccatagctagtgcaactgtTCTTATTCGGTTAGCAATTTTCCCCCTTGCTGTCAACATGCAAATCAATGCTGCAAAGATTGCCAACATAAACCCCCAGGCGCAGGAATTACACACGCAACTGACACATGCTAAAACAGCTGGAGACAAGAAAACTGAAGCTGAGCTTGGGATGAAGATACTTACGCTTTATCAGGATAATAATTGTCATCCTATCAAGATGTTTATGATGCCACTGGCTCAATTGCCTGTGTTCATATCATTCCTGATGGCGCTGCGAGGTATGGCTCAGCTACCTGTGGAGAGCATGAAAGCTGGTGGGATATTATGGTTTCAAGATCTCACTGTGCCTGATCCCACGTTTGCCCTACCCCTGATTGCATGTGCCACCTTCTTATGTAATATTGAG CTCGGAGGTGAAGGTGGAGGAGATACTAGTAATGATATGTACAAGAAAGTAAAACTGTTCATGAGAGCTTCAGCCTTCCTGATATTACCAGTCTCTGTAACGTTTCCATCG GCTTTGTTTTGCTATTGGATTACTAACTCCCTCATCTCGACGGTTCAAATCTTAGTCTTCAAAATACCAGGAGTAAAAACTTCACTTGGTATTCCTAAAATTAACAAACGTTTGTAG
- the LOC135341142 gene encoding uncharacterized protein LOC135341142 — translation MSMAALYTRIARWKKQTGHGGCKEGTVHSGAQDSCVWMQGPKVPKVEIDYLKLRELCSRHLPAKAEHQTLPSTGISREKHDQFMAEYSKIFKRRRCRSVENTTKPPIHTCYSRCSHHGDISSYMIAIHGREKGEQDEIDLSTRLQAMADIVRKLPIQRTNTEVKRLCQHLLHFSELFPASQLPLSTILPGLASRVYVEALPQRGYSLPVHSGVYIILQGSVEKLSQDPTTMELSSLILRAGTSFGSLEGGNADRTIKNNYPMYYNDQTCTLLRIAQVDYQRVLQKCTSEITSVNERLLRSCPLLHGVSPSTLSKLAQNVTWETASKRNTVILSEGERISRVGIIQEGRCTAQARVPDTLMSVEVIVGEVVPGDCIGEVFLRGRETQPFSIITGTPHTRIGWIETRAIKVSEVEKQILPSKDFSLPLLTKEVLRNMYADKLLEKQWRKIQRDIVKEVLTERGIRRGTSKWLHSESHPRLSRHQSQ, via the exons ATGAGCATGGCTGCACTTTACACAAGGATTGCTCGGTGGAAGAAGCAGACTGGGCATGGAGGGTGCAAAGAGGGGACTGTGCATTCTGGAGCACAAG ACAGCTGCGTTTGGATGCAAGGGCCAAAAGTGCCAAAAGTGGAAATTGATTACTTGAAACTAAGAGAACTGTGCTCAAGACATCTGCCAGCAAAAGCTGAACACCAGACGTTACCCTCAACAGG GATCAGTAGAGAGAAACATGATCAGTTTATGGCTGAGTATTCAAAGATATTCAAGAGGAGAAGATGTCGCTCGGTGGAGAACACAACCAAACCACCGATACACACCTGCTATT CACGATGCAGTCACCATGGAGACATATCATCTTACATGATAGCCATTCATGGGAGAGAGAAGGGAGAACAGGATGAGATTGACCTCAGTACACGTCTGCAGGCTATGGCTGACATTGTCAGGAAACT GCCTATCCAAAGGACAAATACCGAAGTGAAGCGACTGTGCCAGCACCTGCTGCACTTCAGTGAGCTCTTCCCTGCCTCTCAGCTCCCACTGTCAACCATCTTACCTGGGCTTGCATCGCGAGTCTATGTTGAGGCGCTACCGCAGAGAGGATACTCGT TGCCAGTTCACAGTGGAGTGTACATCATCCTGCAAGGATCAGTGGAAAAGTTGTCTCAAGATCCAACCACAATGGAACTCTCTTCTCTTATC TTGAGAGCAGGGACCAGCTTCGGCAGCCTGGAAGGAGGTAATGCGGATCGCACGATTAAAAATAACTACCCAATGTATTACAACGACCAAACATGTACTCTATTGAGGATCGCTCAAGTTGATTATCAGAGAGTGCTCCAA AAATGCACCAGCGAAATCACCAGTGTAAACGAGCGTCTGCTGAGgtcatgtccactgttgcatGGCGTGAGTCCGTCCACACTCTCTAAACTGGCTCAAAACGTCACTTGGGAGACTGCCTCCAAAAGAAACACAG ttatccTCAGTGAGGGAGAGAGAATATCACGAGTGGGGATCATTCAGGAGGGAAGGTGCACTGCTCAGGCTCGAGTCCCTGATACTCTCATGTCAGTAGAG GTGATAGTAGGTGAGGTCGTTCCTGGTGACTGCATAGGAGAGGTTTTTTTGAGAGGAAGGGAGACACAGCCCTTCTCCATAATCACCGGCACGCCTCACACTAGGATTGGTTGGATTGAGACACGGGCTATCAAAG TGAGTGAAGTTGAGAAGCAAATACTGCCAAGTAAAGATTTTTCTCTTCCCTTGCTCACAAAG GAAGTTCTACGCAACATGTATGCAGACAAACTGCTTGAAAAACAATGGAGGAAAATTCAG AGGGATATTGTGAAGGAGGTCCTGACCGAGCGTGGGATTAGACGAGGGACAAGCAAGTGGCTGCACTCAGAATCACATCCAAGATTGTCACGACACCAATCGCAATAA
- the LOC135341210 gene encoding digestive cysteine proteinase 2-like: MFTYDSSVELPNSVDWRTKGYVTRPCPSQNPGYATVSSWAFSVTGSIEGQHCRKTGILISLSEQNLIDCSKDNAGCIGGYEDRAFDFVVKNNGIDTKASYPYTAQEGVCHFNQSHVGANINGYVNITSKDENALQQAVATIGLITATINGSRLSFQLYHSGVYYEPDCSDLGLDRSVLVVGYGSEKGQDYWLVKNSWGTHWGEEGYIKMARNRDNNCGIATQPRYPTV; this comes from the exons ATGTTCACGTATGACAGCAGTGTGGAGCTTCCTAACTCTGTTGACTGGAGGACAAAGGGATACGTGACAAGA ccctgcccttcccaaaatcctggctacgccactgtttCCAGTTGGGCTTTCAGTGTTACTGGATCTATCGAGGGGCAGCATTGTCGTAAAACTGGAATTCTGATTTCTCTCAGTGAGCAAAATCTTATCGATTGCTCAAAAGATAACGCAGGATGCATTGGTGGGTACGAGGATAGAGCTTTTGATTTTGTAGTGAAGAATAATGGTATCGACACCAAGGCAAGCTACCCCTACACGGCTCAGGAAGGTGTTTGTCATTTTAATCAAAGTCATGTCGGTGCCAATATCAATGGTTATGTGAATATCACTTCAAAGGATGAGAATGCCTTACAGCAAGCCGTTGCAACTATAGGACTAATCACAGCCACCATTAATGGCAGTCGTCTAAGTTTCCAGCTTTATCACAGTGGGGTATACTACGAGCCAGACTGCTCTGATCTAGGTCTTGATCGGAGTGTTCTAGTTGTCGGCTATGGAAGTGAGAAAGGCCAGGATTATTGGCTGGTGAAGAATAGTTGGGGCACCCACTGGGGGGAGGAGGGATACATAAAGATGGCCAGGAACAGAGATAACAACTGCGGAATCGCTACACAACCTAGATATCCCACAGTCTAA
- the LOC135341146 gene encoding tetratricopeptide repeat protein 5-like, with product MESEENFQLQQESSAQQEADLKRAQDAVTELYVFHRQYLETHPLEQAGRKTVDVEEKLKETLSLLDSVQDSLPKVQWWCLRGRALNILPDHSQEAQDSLSKAIKHDPTLIQAWNDLGETYWKAGNVIQAHDCFVGSLSHAKSKESLRNLSMVLRQLGKDAGEREAKIKESVEKAKEAVGMDVSDGTSWMVLGNAYLSLFFVSNQDPQILKQCTSAYSQAEKDSFVSNNPDLHFNKATLYQYEENYPAMLEQLSLSCTLDPNWATPREKRESMLKFLTTNARLIESKGKAKAKLLASLSSSLAQTRKYVGSEVGRVLVDTSGLQKGVNNGRVFLGGLVCVVPFKERVSYACVLVDTSGSAVGLTLYNLAQTTHLSVGDIIAIPDPLLRFTQVQDKSDTIQFHNIRVDNPSQLLINGQRLTKDKLAQSTVSITAFS from the exons ATGGAGAGTGAAGAAAACTTCCAGCTGCAGCAGGAAAGCTCTGCTCAACAAGAGGCAGATCTGAAAAGAGctcag GATGCTGTGACTGAGCTGTACGTGTTCCATCGTCAGTATCTAGAGACACACCCTCTGGAGCAGGCAGGGAGAAAAACTGTGGATGTGGAGGAAAAGCTCAAAGAGACTCTCAGTCTATTAGATTCTGTTCAAG ACTCGCTGCCCAAAGTTCAGTGGTGGTGTTTGAGGGGACGTGCTCTCAACATCCTCCCCGACCACAGTCAAGAGGCTCAAGACAGCCTCTCCAAGGCCATCAAGCATGACCCTACTCTTATACAGGCATGGAATGACTTGGGAGAGACTTACTGGAAGGCTGGCAATGTGATACAGGCGCACGACTGCTTTGTGGGCTCTCTTTCTCAT GCTAAGAGTAAAGAGTCATTAAGGAATCTCTCCATGGTGCTGCGTCAGCTGGGCAAAG ATGCTGGTGAACGAGAGGCTAAAATCAAAGAGAGTGTAGAGAAGGCAAAGGAGGCAGTGGGTATGGACGTCAGTGATGGCACTTCATGGA TGGTGCTTGGCAATGCATACCTCTCGCTGTTTTTTGTGAGCAACCAGGACCCCCAAATACTCAAGCAGTGCACCTCAGCCTACAGTCAAGCT GAGAAGGACTCTTTTGTCAGTAACAATCCTGATCTGCATTTCAACAAGGCAACA CTGTACCAGTATGAGGAGAACTACCCTGCGATGTTGGAGCAGCTGTCTCTATCCTGTACCCTAGATCCGAACTGGGCAACTCCAAGAGAAAAGAGAGAGAGCATGCTCAAGTTTCTGACGACCAATGCTAGACTCATTGAGAGCAAG GGCAAGGCAAAGGCAAAGCTGTTGGCATCTCTGTCCTCGTCTCTGGCCCAGACCCGCAAGTATGTGGGGAGTGAGGTGGGGAGGGTCCTGGTGGATACGTCAGGATTACAGAAGGGAGTCAACAATGGACGCGTGTTCCTGGGGGGTCTCGTATGTGTTGTGCCATTCAAGGAGAGAGTGTCTTA TGCCTGCGTGCTAGTGGATACCAGTGGGAGTGCCGTTGGACTAACACTTTACAACTTGGCCCAGACCACTCATCTCAGTGTGGGAGATATCATTGCTATACCAGACCCGCTGCTCAGATTTACACAGGTCCAGGACAAG TCTGATACTATTCAGTTCCACAACATTCGGGTGGACAACCCCAGCCAGCTACTCATTAATGGACAGAGACTCACTAAAGACAAACTAGCTCAGTCCACAGTCTCCATCACTGCATTCAGTTAG